A genomic window from Brassica oleracea var. oleracea cultivar TO1000 chromosome C8, BOL, whole genome shotgun sequence includes:
- the LOC106312232 gene encoding probable voltage-gated potassium channel subunit beta, protein MQYKNLGRSGLKVSTLSFGAWVTFGNQLDVKEAKSILQCCRDHGVNFFDNAEVYANGRAEEIMGQAIRELGWRRSDVVVSTKIFWGGPGPNDKGLSRKHIVEGTKASLKRLDMEYVDVLYCHRPDASTPIEETVRAMNYVIDKGWAFYWGTSEWSAQQITEAWGAAERLDLVGPIVEQPEYNMFARHKVESEFLPLYTNHGIGLTTWSPLASGVLTGKYNKGAIPSDSRFALENYKNLANRSLVDDVLRKVSGLKPIADELGVTLAQLAIAWCASNPNVSSVITGATRESQIQENMKAVDVIPLLTPHVLDKIEQVIQSKPKRPESYR, encoded by the exons ATGCAGTACAAGAACTTGGGGAGATCTGGTCTGAAGGTGAGCACGCTCTCTTTCGGAGCGTGGGTGACTTTCGGCAACCAGCTAGATGTGAAAGAAGCCAAGTCGATTCTTCAGTGTTGCCGTGACCACGGAGTCAATTTCTTCGACAACGCCGAGGTTTACGCCAATGGTCGCGCCGAGGAGATTATGGGCCAGGCGATTCGTGAGCTGGGCTGGCGCAGATCCGACGTCGTCGTCTCCACCAAGATCTTCTGGGGTGGTCCTGGTCCTAACGACAAAGGTTTGTCGAGGAAACATATCGTTGAAGGCACCAAAGCTTCTCTCAAAAGACTCGATATGGAATATGTCGATGTGCTCTATTGTCACAG GCCGGATGCTTCGACTCCTATAGAAGAGACAGTGAGGGCGATGAACTACGTGATTGATAAGGGTTGGGCATTCTACTGGGGAACTAGTGAATGGTCAGCTCAGCAAATCACAGAAGCATGGGGAGCTGCTGAGAGGCTGGATCTGGTCGGTCCAATCGTTGAACAGCCTGAGTACAACATGTTCGCTAGGCACAAG GTGGAGTCAGAGTTTCTTCCTCTGTACACAAACCATGGCATAGGTCTCACTACTTGGAGTCCACTTGCATCCGGTGTGCTCACTGGTAAATACAACAAGGGAGCTATTCCTTCGGACAGCCGATTTGCACTGGAGAACTACAAA AACCTTGCCAATAGATCACTTGTGGATGACGTGCTGAGGAAAGTCAGCGGTCTCAAGCCTATTGCAGATGAGCTAGGTGTAACCTTGGCTCAGCTTGCAATAGCATGGTGTGCTTCAAATCCTAATGTGTCATCAGTTATCACCGGTGCCACAAGGGAATCACAG ATTCAAGAAAACATGAAGGCTGTTGATGTGATCCCACTGTTGACACCACATGTTCTGGACAAGATCGAGCAAGTGATACAGAGCAAACCTAAACGTCCTGAATCGTACCGTTAA